In the genome of Succinivibrio dextrinosolvens, the window GTCTTTGGAGTATGATATACGGCTAACAAATATGACGCCTGGTGAAATAAGGTGTTAATACTCTGATTTATAAAGATTTTGTATTCTTTAAGGCTACTTTATGATATTCAGTTCGGACAAGAGAAATCTTCTGAGTCTTGCGGTGCCGGTTATCCTGACTCTGATTTTATATGGGGTATATGATTTTTCTTTACGCAGTTATATAACCTTTTTTATATACCTGACTCTGGGCATAGTCTCTATTTTTATGGCTTTCCGACTCTCTGTATTTAAGAAGCCACTTATAAGATTTGCCATTGTTTTTCTGTTTACCTATCTGAGTGTCTATGTATTTTCTCTGCTACTGGGACTAAATACATCGCTGTTTGATTTCTGTAAAGGTATTGCTTTTTCCCTGGTGGCCTTTTCCGCCTGTACCATGGTAAAAGCTCTTGCTCTAGCCATAGAGACTGTTTTTTTAAGGAAAATCTGTCTGGTTATTTCCTATGTGGTGCTTTTTGCCTTTGTTCTTCTTCCCTCAGTTCTCATCTGTTATTTTGTGGCAACAGGTTCGCTGATTTCCTCTGATATCATCATCGCTCTGGCACAGACAAATGCTACAGAAGGTACAGAATTCATTCAGAGTAATTTCAATATCATGTGGTTCCTGGCCTTTGTTGCTCTGGTCGTTATATATGCAATCAATGCCTTTTTCTTCAGAAAGGTTGAGGGGGTTGATTCAAAGAATCTTTCTGTGTTTCTGTCTTTCTTCCTCTGTCTTGCCTCATCTGTTTGGCTGGCTCTGCCAAGAATGGACTATCTGCCATTCTCTATAATAAAGGTTACGTCAAAACAGCTGGATAACTTTGAAATCTACAAACAGCAGAAATCACAGCGTCTTGCAAAGCTCAATAAGCTTAACACGCTGAAGCTATCTGACTCAACTGATCCTGCAGGCAATCTTTTTGTGCTCGTGGTTGGGGAGTCTGAAACTCGAGACAGAATGCAGGCTTATGGTTTTGATAGGGAAAACACTCCATATCTGTGTGAACATCTAAAGAATCCAAATCATATTCTGTTTACCAATGCCTACTCTTCCTGGCCTCAGACAGTTCAGGCGTTATCCTATTCTCTGACCGAGGCAAATCAGTACCAGAAAAAGCAGACTGTTGATGCTTATTCAATCATTGAGCTTGCCAGAGCCTCTGGATTTGATACCTACTGGATCAGTAATCAGCGTAAATACGGAGTCTATGAAACTCCAGTAACTGTTATCTCATCAACAGCCAATCATGAAATCTGGGTAAACGGTTCCTCAAAGATGGAAGGAGTTTTTTTTGATGAGGAGATAGTAAAGAGATTCCCAAACATTGATGACAACAAGAACGTATTTGTGGTTATTCATCTGATGGGAAGTCATCAGAAGTACGATAAGCGACTGCCTTCAGAGTTTATTAGATTTGAAGGACAGGATGAGACTCTGGACTATTATGATGATACCGTACTCTATACAGACTATATTCTTGAGAAGATATACTCAAAGGCCAGTGAGAAATCCAATTTCAAGGCTATGATCTACTTCTCTGATCATGGAGAGGATCCTCATGTGGTAGGCGGTCATGATCCTGTAAATCTCAATGGTCAGATGCTGAGGATCCCTTTAGCAGTCTATCTCTCTGATAGATATGTTCAGGATAATCCTAAAATCCATGACGCACTTGTCCAGAACAAGGATAAGTATTTTTCAAATGATCTTATTTTTGATCTTACAGTACGTATTATGGGGATAAGCGGTCTGCCTGGAATGGATGACAGTCTGAATCTTGCTGATAAAGCCTATGCTCTTGATAAAAATAGCGTCCTGACCATGTATGGCAAGATGCATCTTGATGAAATTCCAGAGACAAAACATTAATAAATTATAACTTACAAGTGAGTTTCTGAATAAAACAGAGAAATAACTTTTTGTTTGGGAACTGATTTTTAAATAATTAAAAAAAAGCTTGCGTAGAAGCTAAAATTCAGTATAATAATGGCACTTTGTATCCATACCCTTAGTGTATGGAAATACAAACCAGCCCTACTTCTATATGATGCGGCTGTGGATACTCTCCCTAATTTTGGGAGTAATTGGTAATTACGACACTTCCTCTCTATCGATCCGAAATGAGAAGGCGGGTGTTGTATGTTCTTTTATTTTTAAAATGGAGTCTGCAATGCAGAATCAAAGAATTAGGATCCGTCTAAAGGCATACGACCACAGATTGATCGATCATTCAACCGCTGAAATTGTTG includes:
- a CDS encoding phosphoethanolamine transferase, whose translation is MIFSSDKRNLLSLAVPVILTLILYGVYDFSLRSYITFFIYLTLGIVSIFMAFRLSVFKKPLIRFAIVFLFTYLSVYVFSLLLGLNTSLFDFCKGIAFSLVAFSACTMVKALALAIETVFLRKICLVISYVVLFAFVLLPSVLICYFVATGSLISSDIIIALAQTNATEGTEFIQSNFNIMWFLAFVALVVIYAINAFFFRKVEGVDSKNLSVFLSFFLCLASSVWLALPRMDYLPFSIIKVTSKQLDNFEIYKQQKSQRLAKLNKLNTLKLSDSTDPAGNLFVLVVGESETRDRMQAYGFDRENTPYLCEHLKNPNHILFTNAYSSWPQTVQALSYSLTEANQYQKKQTVDAYSIIELARASGFDTYWISNQRKYGVYETPVTVISSTANHEIWVNGSSKMEGVFFDEEIVKRFPNIDDNKNVFVVIHLMGSHQKYDKRLPSEFIRFEGQDETLDYYDDTVLYTDYILEKIYSKASEKSNFKAMIYFSDHGEDPHVVGGHDPVNLNGQMLRIPLAVYLSDRYVQDNPKIHDALVQNKDKYFSNDLIFDLTVRIMGISGLPGMDDSLNLADKAYALDKNSVLTMYGKMHLDEIPETKH